The following DNA comes from Diadema setosum chromosome 20, eeDiaSeto1, whole genome shotgun sequence.
TCATCcccttttctcatttttcaaaattttttgccACTGAGAATTGGCCTAATGAATCCTGGCATTGGCAAGActtctcctttttcatttctacttGATTCTCAAAAACTTATTTTGTGGCACCTTCTGAATTGATTTTACATCCCACTTTGCCAACTTGCATTCACCAGCATCACATGCAAATACTGAATGTATCTGCAGTTGTTTGTACTGAAGAAACCAACCAGTATATTACGTACAAGTAGCTATTCAGTGTTTGTGTTCTCATGCTTATAGTAGACATCAGAATGGATATGTGTGTTACAttcaatgtgttctttttttatttatgaatGATGcttcagtgtacatgtacaaatttccAGTTAGCATGATACTACTACTGTATGCCAATACCTATGTCGCTCTGTTTGTAGGCAACGTGCTAAAAATGCGTTTAGACAGTCAAATTAATTCTGTGTGAACTTCTTTGCCCTTCCAGTTATGTCGGAGTCTTTGCAGAAGAGGCGTCGTGCTGTTTATCATTGGCATCGTCATGGCACTGGTGCTCAACCTCCTTCAAGTCCAAAACAACGTGACCCTGTTTCCCCCTGGAACACTGAACAGCATTTCATCGTCAGCATGGTGGGTTGCACCATTCTGTGGGTCGGCAGCAGGTTAGTCTTCTTAAGGATTACTGTTAAACCaatctcttccccccccccctccaacatATATACTTACGttcacacacatgtatattctCTTTCTTGTCAGTGAAGGTGTTTACTTCTTAGGAAGATATTACAAACATTGATACTTTCATGCCTCTCATCCAAGTTTCTGAATGAAGCATTTCttaaaaggagagaaagatgagattggaattatataaatgcatacagATGGACATCTTGCCTTATATCAGAATCAAATAACCAATGACAGTTATTTCATGGTACTTAGCAgtacatgttttgtttctgAATTAGTGTACAATTGTGCAAAATACGTGTATTTTATATGACAAGAGTAATTCTCAGCCTATGTTGCTTGTCTGACTTGAATACCTTTGTCATAAGCTTGAATGTACCACAACTTGTATTTTCCTCTTCATCTTGCAGTTCTGGTTGGCCTCCTGTACCCCTGTATAGACAACAAGCTTGGCGAGACTCCCTATTACAAGAGAGAATGGTCACACGTCATGAGGTGTCTTGCTGTCTTTGTTGGAATCAACCATGCATGTGCTGTATCCTTTCTTGTCAGTGCAGGCTTAGTATTTACGATAATTGTGAGGGACCTGAAGTATAGTCTCCATTTCCCCACcgcattattttcctttttctgtcTATGGATGGAGAAGAAGTGAGACATTTGTGAGTGAAATCATGTATCTTTAATATCCCATTGAAGAGAAGTCCTATAAAGTGACTGGGCAGATGTCTGGGGGAAATATAGGCTAgagcaaaatcagcttgtcctcaatggTTTAAAGTATTGCtgttcaattcattttgttatCATCTCTAAAATTATCAGTGATATGTCAAGAGATGCCTTCATACTTATAAGTGATAGGAGAGGCTGAGATTAGTCCATGATTATATGATGTGATGATTTACTGTATGAATTtgtttgcattgcattgcaaagAGTATTCAAAGTATGTCACTTAATTACCATTTCATCGTCAGATTTGTCATTCTGCACATTCAAATTCTCTTGTTAGAAAGATAATATTAGGCAATCTGTCAGCCTTGTTCTGGCTGGAAACTCTGTTTTGAAGGAAGTTCTAGTGGCAATTTGTTCTTTGCATTCCTTGACTAGTGTGCTTTGTCGCTCACGCAGAAAATTGAGTTTGCAAACAACCTTCAGTTTTCGCTGACCCTGGCAGCAATGTCCCTTGGCCTGTGGTGGCTCTTTGACCGGTCAAGGAGTGGATTCGGACTTGCCCTCACCATTGCATTTTTAGCCACCATCGTCACTCAACTACTTGTCTACAAGGGTGTTTACAGGTACGTAAAGTTAAGCGCATGTAAATCAGAGATGTCTCATTTTAAAATTGGTGCCCCATTACCCCTAGTGGGGACTATCTATAAATACTATTGGCACTATGTGCAAACAGCAGAGATTCCAACTGTTACTTTTGTGCAATGTCTTGTACTTTTGCCAAAAATCCTGCAGGTTTCTTGGGAAATTTAATTTTTCCAGAATTGTATCACTATGCATGTCTATTGCAGGAAACATAAAGAGGCtgtatttaaaaaatatattagaTATAGTCATACACCTTTTCGTCCCTCAGAATACTGCAATGGTATGTACAAGGTTGGCATCCTTGTTCAAATCAGGGGGCCAATGGTATCAAATTAGTAAATATTGCATGATGCATTCTCCATTGATGAATGTCACCTGTGTGTATTTGGAAAGGTGCATGACTATAAACCGAGAaatgtgataattttttttgcagtttaaaaatGGTCACCGAAGACTGGTAGTAGTTTTATGTCTGAGCAAAAATGTTTTCTGTGTTCTCTGTACCACAACTTTCTGCAATGTGCTGTTATGGGAACCAAACATGATTTATAAACTGTGGTCAGATGATAGTGATCAAACGACGCAAAGAACATGATTTATAGATTGCAGTTAAATGATGATAAGACATTGCTGAGAACATGATTTATAGAGTGTAGTTAGATGATAGTGATAAAATGATTCTAAGAACTGTATAAAATGGTCACTCAAGTATGACATGATGTGCACTTTAAAACGACTCTTCatatcttttcctttctctctgaCAGATACACTGAGCCTGACTTTTTGTATGTCCGATCGTGGCTTCCGTGCGTGTTCTTCTCAGGTGGCGTTACGATCGGCAACATAGGAAGACAGCTTGCCCTGGTAAGTTGCTTATGATGTTGGCATgacttactgtatacgccatatatttcgcgagtctaaattttcgcgaatcaggaattcctgacgatttcgcgagtggttaaattcgcgatcgtggagtcctgtacacaacagagaagtgtacacgcgtacgtcacattcacatcggtatcagagtcaatattttcgcgtgtctttaatttcgcgaatagcacctgactcgcgaaatttgcgaaaatgaaaacctcgcgaaatattcagcgtattcAGTATGGTATATTGCTTGACAATCCTATCAACAAACTCGGTACCCCTTTGATCTTTATTTCATACCTACCAACCCCATAGCTCAACAAATAGGAACACAGGTTAGTAAAACATAATTTGCAAAAGTGGGACTGTTCATCAGTCACCCATACTTCACTGCATCCAGATGGTCATGATATTAGGAAATCAAGATTTGATCGAGCTTCTTCCCTTGAAGGAGAGCATGAATATAAATTTGAGAAATGAATAGTTGGTAGATGGGTTATTCATAGCAAAATTCTGTCTACAGATGAGATTATTTTAATTTTTAGTTTAAATGTATGTGTCAGATGTAGATGCACATAGGATTGTCTGTGGTTGATGACAAACTGACTGCTTAATCGCTGAAGGAGAAAAAGGTAATCTTTTGCAGTAGGATTAGTGTTAGTGTGTTTATTGTTCTGATCAAACAATCATTACACAGCTAATCTGAATATTGATTGTGATGATGACATTTGTGCTTGAAGGGTGACTcgcattattttgttcttttatttctcGTCAGGTTGACCGCAATTTTGACAAAGAGCACATGATATGAACTCGACAGTGGAGTTGCATCTAGAGAGCGTACTGCTGGAGACATTGACTGCTTCAAGTGAGACGAAGCCCCATGCTGGCTCATTTCTTCTTGAAAGCGTCAAATTGACTTTCAGAAAGACTCATGTGAACGATAACAAGAGGCTAAATTTGGGGTTGAGAGATGGAGATAGTGAGCGAAAATGACCCCGACGCCATCCACTGCCGCAAACTCAACAGTGATTGTGAGCTGCTTCTTTcgttgttacatttttttttttttttttactttttttttgaagacgTGGAATCAACTCCAAGAAACTGTATGTCTTGGTTGCCAGAAGTGCTACATTTAAGAATGGCTCCATTCTTTTTGCGCAGGCATCAAACTAAAGAGGATTGTTGCAATATTTTCTCAGGCTGGCATGTTACTTGCATAGCCTATCCCCCCTGCCTTCATGTTGGGGGATTCTGCAGTGACCGCCTAATCCCAAGCGTTGTCCATGCGATGGACTTTTCcattattaaaaagaaagacatcATGATCTGCAAGCTTGGACCGACTGATAGGCAGTGCATCTCATTTGCTGAATTCCAAACGCAGAGCTGCCTGAACTGATTCTTCCTATGGACTATGGCGTGACAAAGGGAAGGTTCTCCACTCTACTGCTGACATTGTATGCTGTTCTGTACTTTAATGGAAAGGGGAATCCAAAACAGTCCTTCCGTGTAGCCAAGGCAAGGGTAAGTGTCAAGGACAATTTGTTGAGTCAGCAGCACAGACAGTGTGATATTTATGATCTTCCAGTGCCCCCCATGCTGACATTTGTTCAGAGACTCTGGCCAGCTGCGCGGAGATGAAAGAATGTGACTCATCTACAAGTTGGAGAAGTTGCCTGACGGGTCCTGTGTGCAGTAACACGTGTCTTCAGCTTGTGATGTCAAGATTCATAACCCTCGTAGTACATACCATGTAATACACATGATCAAGCATTTAGCAATTAAAGATGTCTACAGTCAGTGGAATGTCCTGTGGGACACATTACAATGTGTTTGCCATGCCATAACCACACTAAGGATATTAATGGATGTAGAAAGCATTCAGTGTGTGTAAGTCttggaaaagttttttttttttttttttttttttttaatatgtatgATCCCACTGCTTAGTACAGTAATCTTCCTAGGTGTTAGGGATTAccctgtacactgtatgtatccCTTTAAATAGGATAAAACTCCTGCTTCAGTTGACAGGCATAACAATTGAAGCGTAATAAGTAGCTCTCTTGTACCTATTGTGTGTAGCCACAATTAGCAAAATATGTGTTCTTCCCATGACTAGTGCATGCCTTTCCCAGGTTGGTCATTCCCTACTGTCCCATTTTCCTTTTAGCGTCTGTTGCAAACAGAGAAAGTGTGTATCAAGGTCAGCTCAGAATCGAAGAGAGTGACCTCCTGGAGTTTTGGGGATTATCCTTTGTGTGTACCTCTGAAAAGTAAAGTGCGTTGGATTCCTGCTCTTGTCGACAAACATAAGACTGTTGGCATTTCATGCTAAATTGTTGTTTGGTACCAATTATCTGCAGCTGTGAGCAGCCAGCAGAAAGTGCAACATGTTCCAGGactaatatatgtatgtacctTTCCCAGGGTGACCTTTATACAGTACAGAAACTTGTGGGAAATTCCTCTACATTTTCCTTTCAGTGCTCTTTAAGCAAGCAGAAGAATGAAGTGTATCGGTGTTTCACAAGACCATCCTATAGTATAGTATAAATGatttaaaagacaaaaataattatTGCACCATTTTCGGGATTGTAGAACCAGTTTTTGGTTTGAGGACAGATGATTTTGCTTTAGACTGAATGGGCAAACAGTTTGAGCACATAAACAGACAGGTtgcaaaatgaaggaaaaataatGGAACACCAACTGAAAATTCAAGCTAGGTCACAGAAGTTCTGtgtttgaaaagatttgatttgctgtcaggtggatgcaTGTATGAGGTCACTTGCTCTACTTGATGGTAGGTATTTGTTCATGAATGCAGTTTCAGATATTTTTAAAACAGagtttagcatttttttttacaaattattatcattttttaaaaaggaATTTACTCACCACAATGTAAAACAGTGTATTATACATACAAACCCAGAAACAGTAATGCATAACAGAGCTACAATGGCAGAGGTTGGTATGTGTCCATGTGCAGGAGTTTGAAGATGATAATATTTGTGTGAAACCTGTGCTCACGTGCTGGACTTTAGAATGGTGCGCTCTGTGGCAGATACCGTGTATTTACTTCCAGCGTAACCATCTCCCATCCGGACAGATTATCAAACCATGTGACACCATGTTATCAGCTTTTTcttttcccctcccccctctctttgtttatttgtgtgacTATCTCTGTCACTGTAATGTGATACATACCAATTAGCAAGGTCACCTCCCACTAAATGTCCTCATTTGTATACATCGTGTCATGCAGTCGTCCTCTTTTGTACTCTTGGACATGCTACACTTAGCTCTCTTAGAGAATGTAAACACAAAGGCCAGAATCTGATCGTACGAGCTTTGTTTGCGCTTTGCGCTTGGAATCCTCTTGACAGTTGAACCATTTTCACAAATGTAttcatttgccttttttttttgagggaggGATTGTGGTTTAGGGAAATGGCGATTCTAAGGTGAGCTACACATGGGTATCATTTAATACTTAATTGTACCCATATCGATTTGGCATCTGCAGTGGTTGTCTGTACTCTTATATATCCAGTTGTGTAACCATACAAAGTGTGTTACCACTGTCTTCAAGCCCTCCAGCTGGCACAATAGTATGTACAAGAAAACTGGTGTGAAAGTGGGACGTTACACCAGGTTTGAAAAGTGTAACGCTGTCGGTGGATATCTGTGGTGAATCCACCTATTTACTGGGTCTTTGTCGAAATGTTCAAGGCATCACCtactttgatttcatgaatGTGATTATAATGTTGCAAATCTATAAGTCTCAAAGTTCCATTGTCTTTTGTCTTCTCAGCTGAATCTTACCTCACAAATATCAGATTGACTATGCGTTGCTAATGTAAGTTACTGGTCTGTTAGAAGCTTCATACCTCACTGACGTTGACTCTTCGTTTTAGAAAGCCAGAGTTCTGACATGCTGTGTATTGTGATTGtgttttgaagcatgtggcatcTAAAAATGGTACCCTCCCTCTATGGCATGAAAATTCAGTGACTCCAGTCATGCAAAAAATGGGATGTAGGAAGTGCACCTCGTTCAATGGACTTGCCcttgtagggcaatttgtcaatcagttgcaaggacTTGCCCTTTTCGTAAACTGTCAGTGCACACATGCACAGTagcaaccagggaggtgggtcacctccctggtagcaACTAACCATGGTACAAATGTAGAAGCAGTGGTGTTGCAGGGAGCTCACCTCCCTGGGTGTTGCGAGCTGAGTGACTGATGTTTAGCTGTTGACCTTTCTTGACATACTGGGTTTTTAATTTCTCCCTTTTATGGGAAAATTTTACAGCTCATGTCTGATATCCTACCTCCCCCTATGTCAGTATGGACTTGTCCACATGATTACAATATCTGCTGTGTCATatcaaaaaggaaagaaaaacaaaaactgtaaccccaaaaaacaaaacacagcatttgtatggAAGAACCACTGATAAGTGCCTGCTACTACAAAATTGTATGATAAGCAGTTCAAATAAGCAGTGGTCAAAGACCTTTCTTCCAAAGTGAGAAGGGCCCCTTTTAACAACAGACATTTTCCCATAGCATGTTAAAGGAAGCATTGTGTGTGTCACGTGACGTGAACATGTTGTGAACAGTTACTTCTAACTTTTATTGTGTACTTCCATGTGGAGGTAAGCTGCACACACTCTTTTAAGTGCAGTTTATTGCTATTGTCCCAAGTTTTGCATGACAGACTGTGACATGCTTGGTCTTATGCAGAGAATCTTTTGTGGGAGATCAGATGTGCAGACaatcagttttcttttcttttcttttcttttaaatgagtTTTTCTCTTTGCATATCAGGAGCAGTCTCTTTTACTTGGTAAATCCCTGCAAGTGTTAGCTGGAGATGACATGTATTTGCTCTGTAAATGGGTGCACATGATTAGGTACTGCTTTTAGGCATGatagtacagtacatgtactgtagtcctatttgaacaacaacaacttcctAGCCAGAAACGGAACACGAATGACTAGCACTCTCACGAGAGCATCTCAAATCAAGAAACTTGCCCCGCATTTTTGAGGCTTCCAGAATGGGAAATGAGCAGTGCATGAAGGGGGAGTGTTtcggtgtaaaaaaaaacagaaaactgaGGGAAGCTGTGGATGTGCTTGCCAAAGTTATTGAGATGCGTTTCGCAGTGTTTCCATTAACATTCAATGTGTTTTAAGTCACATCCCCAGCCTGCGGTACAATGTATACCGATACTGTTCTGATGCTTGATATATAATGGAGAGTATACATTGTCAGTAAAGGTAGCTGTTGAGTGTACATAGTTTTCTTCAGTGCATCTTTTGTATGGCAGTGCACTATAATGGCTTTGTTACTCTGAAATGTGCCTcatgtgttgtttttattcttacATACCAATATCAGATAATACTGTATCACCATGATACAATGAAGGCACAGGTAATttcacaagttttttttttcttttatcataacACAATCAATGCAAGAGAGTAAATGTTTATAAGTGATTAAGTATCTAGTTTAATAAACCAAAGTGATGAAAAGTTCATATAATCAGagacaattttcttttctttctttttttttctctctctacaaaatacatcaaaattCCCAGATTTAGGTCCCACTAAGCATCGAAATACTGTACTATCTATCAATTGCCTTAGTGTCTTCTATTGTTCATTCATTGTATATGATATACAGAGTTTTAtctgattttaatgaaaatagtGGAActtttgtaaagaaaaaaatctacaatgtatctcCTTTTTAACAGAAGATTTGTACATAGGCCGAGTATGTAATCATCTGTTTAATTGTGTTTGATGATCTTGCTTAGTGAATTTAACGTGTTAATATCATGCCCTCAAACAGGTCTCGTCACAGATACAGCTGCAGAACTATAAAGCATGCATATAGTGAGCCTCTTTATAGGCTTGTATTTTGCCAAATCTTACTTAAAACAAATGTACATATCAAGATTGTAATAGTGGAAAATTCTTGATGTGTTTTGTGCTTCTCTCAGGAGATATTTGCCTGGTGGTATGCtgcattctctctctctatctctctctctctctctctctctctctctctctctctatatatatatatatatatatatatatagtttccATAAACCTTTTGAAGAGTctacattaaaggggatggtacagt
Coding sequences within:
- the LOC140243701 gene encoding insulin-induced gene 2 protein-like gives rise to the protein MASHSQVSSVGQSQNAKESKGVTSFSHTMAVLLDRQKVKLCRSLCRRGVVLFIIGIVMALVLNLLQVQNNVTLFPPGTLNSISSSAWWVAPFCGSAAVLVGLLYPCIDNKLGETPYYKREWSHVMRCLAVFVGINHACAKIEFANNLQFSLTLAAMSLGLWWLFDRSRSGFGLALTIAFLATIVTQLLVYKGVYRYTEPDFLYVRSWLPCVFFSGGVTIGNIGRQLALVDRNFDKEHMI